One genomic window of Corticium candelabrum chromosome 21, ooCorCand1.1, whole genome shotgun sequence includes the following:
- the LOC134196612 gene encoding uncharacterized protein LOC134196612, protein MAGHDANVADVVVCCKKVCWKGYRKFLELANSRVSHLLDSDGQDTTYQYVTVGEEHEKSESVTFRGVRTRIPSVPTELQKQLWMSIGFDDLGDDLMYLADFEGNKRVLQNFCKLAREELEISGGDPAAYDEAHCGSDDSPASVVAHFSYQFFMGIYMKVMHLRKDCLRSHLSDIRTSAEAVEKAACRLGIMSPSSEIRNVWDWYKSRVLLYVETMNNAMKVEINESYWILIGLFLSELTRCRSVSPRLVELWEYGQHIEYLLSLAHNGGDFNLINPEILLENCVKLGDDPFTEEYMQKLRHIRNYMKKVGHRPLTDDEMFDVHALLKWKSEHFLTCFRSQAFEDEWVLPLSRPVCGLERGPDLCDTSNDGVEKSDKPEKTVRLDSLEMCDKASCDDSCEKLDLSHIPNMPSDGLLATVKTHEVANFGDNKPRHSSTSSVASSHNYRYVGSISDRMLRWWLKETLAFVSTSGSNLTSLSFSVFEYLVDLEMISPRMCDALD, encoded by the exons ATGGCTGGACACGACGCCAACGTTGCTGACGTTGTG GTTTGTTGTAAAAAGGTATGTTGGAAGGGGTACAGGAAATTCCTAGAGTTAGCGAACAGTAGAGTTTCCCATCTTCTCGATTCGGACGGTCAAGATACCACATACCAATATGTTACTG TTGGTGAAGAGCACGAGAAATCTGAATCTGTGACGTTTCGGGGTGTGCGTACACGTATACCATCGGTTCCTACAGAATTACAGAAACAGCTCTGGATGAGTATTGGATTTGATGACTTG GGTGACGATTTGATGTATCTGGCTGATTTTGAAGGGAACAAACGTGTGCTACAAAATTTCTGCAAGTTGGCAAGAGAAGAACTAGAGATTAGCGGTGGAGATCCAGCTGCCTATGATGAGGCACACTGTGGCAGCG ATGATAGTCCTGCATCTGTTGTTGCTCATTTTTCGTATCAATTTTTCATGGGTATCTACATGAAGGTTATGCATCTAAGGAAGGACTGTTTACGCAGTCACCTGTCTGATATTCGAACTAGTGCAGAGGCGGTGGAGAAGGCTGCATGCAGACTTGGAATTATGAGTCCTAGCAGCGAAATAAGGAATGTGTGGGACTGGTATAAAAGTCGTGTCCTGCTATATGTTGAGACTATGAACAATGCAATGAAGGTAGAGATAAATGAGTCATACTGGATTCTCATAGGACTGTTCCTTAGTGAACTGACACGTTGTAGGTCTGTTAGCCCACGTCTTGTAGAACTCTGGGAGTATGGTCAGCACATAGAGTATCTCTTGAGTCTAGCACACAATGGAGGTGACTTCAACTTGATCAATCCTGAAATCCTCTTAGAAAATTGTGTAAAGCTTGGAGATGATCCTTTCACAGAGGAATACATGCAAAAGTTAAGGCACATTCGCAATTACATGAAAAAGGTTGGTCATAGACCACTGACTGATGATGAAATGTTTGATGTTCATGCCCTACTCAAGTGGAAATCAGAGCACTTTCTGACTTGTTTCCGATCTCAGGCATTTGAGGATGAATGGGTGTTACCATTATCTCGTCCTGTTTGTGGTTTGGAAAGAGGGCCAGATTTATGTGACACCAGCAATGATGGAGTAGAGAAGAGTGATAAGCCAGAGAAAACAGTCAGATTGGACTCATTAGAAATGTGTGACAAAGCCTCGTGTGATGATAGCTGTGAAAAGTTGGACTTGAGTCATATTCCTAATATGCCTAGTGATGGCTTGCTGGCAACTGTGAAAACACATGAAGTTGCAAACTTTGGTGACAATAAACCTAGACATTCTTCGACAAGTAGTGTAGCCAGCTCTCACAACTATCGTTATGTGGGGAGTATTTCAGACAGGATGCTTCGTTGGTGGCTCAAGGAAACTTTAGCGTTTGTGAGTACAAGTGGCTCTAATCTGACATCACTGTCATTTTCGGTGTTTGAATACTTGGTAGACTTGGAGATGATCTCCCCTAGGATGTGTGATGCCCTTGATTGA
- the LOC134196644 gene encoding tyrosyl-DNA phosphodiesterase 2-like: protein MSHQSAFRILSYNIWFDLFEMERRMEAIGTIVCRRNPDFIAFQEVTKTNLQLLMKQDWFSTYQTTRTRYDFRYFTVILSKKRIDSEERKAFDNSTMARDLLSIDTSISLSDHVTVPLTVATSHLESLPDYTFQREQQLAESLGHLASRQNVVFTGDMNIENKIDGQVHVPAPWCDAWPVVNGLMPEENGHTWNPRINTMIPRRATQPNRLDRMFVSLSDFTVKRAELVGNEPFDGDLFPSDHFGLLVEFEAFTNGLKGKSEFKIENISNSRRPGLFERPPNWKKYIG from the coding sequence ATGTCTCATCAGTCTGCCTTCAGGATTCTATCATACAACATCTGGTTTGACTTGTTTGAGATGGAGAGAAGAATGGAAGCAATTGGCACAATTGTTTGTCGAAGAAATCCAGATTTCATTGCCTTTCAAGAAGTGACAAAGACAAACCTTCAGTTGTTGATGAAGCAAGACTGGTTCTCTACCTACCAAACGACGCGGACCCGTTACGATTTTCGATATTTTACAGTCATACTAAGTAAAAAGAGAATCGACTCTGAGGAGAGAAAGGCTTTTGATAATTCCACAATGGCGAGAGACTTGTTGTCTATTGATACCAGCATCTCTTTGTCTGACCATGTCACAGTGCCCCTGACAGTTGCCACGTCTCATCTCGAAAGTCTTCCCGACTATACGTTTCAGAGAGAGCAACAGCTTGCCGAGTCGTTGGGGCACTTGGCCAGTCGACAGAACGTTGTATTCACGGGAGACATGAATATTGAAAATAAAATTGACGGTCAGGTGCACGTACCTGCACCGTGGTGTGATGCCTGGCCGGTAGTCAACGGTCTCATGCCCGAGGAAAACGGTCATACGTGGAATCCAAGGATCAATACAATGATACCAAGACGGGCCACCCAACCCAATCGACTGGATCGAATGTTTGTCTCACTATCTGACTTCACTGTCAAACGTGCGGAGCTGGTTGGAAATGAACCATTCGATGGAGACTTATTTCCAAGTGATCACTTTGGATTGCTTGTAGAATTTGAAGCATTTACTAATGGATTAAAAGGAAAATCTGaatttaaaattgaaaacattAGTAATTCACGTCGTCCAGGACTTTTTGAAAGGCCTCCGAATTGGAAGAAGTATATAGGTTGA
- the LOC134196137 gene encoding uncharacterized protein LOC134196137 → MADKPFTPGASCSTKQQSNIIYEKRGMAVWPHENKYEYQLFAVSPQGVFLLVKTPDRGPGSICGPLFNERENWRDFLSADSRLRRLILQVCGRDVRRDLIQARNDYVLDVALNKFQTEKEESKPFRFALSSSCEENVQQSVVSFQYENISEASDLSSRDNESGMSSKNEKKPNEYVC, encoded by the exons ATGGCTGATAAACCTTTCACTCCTGGAGCAAGCTGCTCAACAAAGCAACAAAGTAACATTATCTACGAGAAGAGAGGAATGGCCGTGTGGCCGCACGAAAACAAATACGAGTATCAGTTGTTTGCTGTGAGTCCGCAAGGCGTTTTTCTACTCGTCAAAACTCCGGATCGAGGGCCCGGCTCGATTTGCGGCCCACTGTTCAACGAACGAGAGAACTGGCGAGATTTTTTGAGCGCAGACAGTCG GCTGAGACGGCTGATACTGCAAGTCTGCGGTCGTGATGTTCGAAGGGATCTCATACAAGCCAGAAACGATTATGTGCTGGATGTCGCTCTGAATAAATTCCAGACTGAGAAAGAGGAGAGCAAACCATTTCGATTTGCTCTTTCATCTAG TTGTGAAGAAAATGTCCAGCAATCTGTTGTGTCTTTTCAGTACGAGAATATATCTGAAGCGTCAGATTTGTCTTCTAG AGATAACGAGTCTGGCATGTCTTCTAAGAATGAGAAGAAACCCAACGAATATGTATGTTAG
- the LOC134196669 gene encoding LOW QUALITY PROTEIN: serine/threonine-protein kinase Nek4-like (The sequence of the model RefSeq protein was modified relative to this genomic sequence to represent the inferred CDS: deleted 1 base in 1 codon): MDTYSVLKSIGKGSYGEVFLIFHKADNKKYILKTIELTDASDKERTAAEQEAKLLSCLKHPNIVSYRESFQYGDGLLHIVMAYCEGGDLYTRLKQRRGELLPERQILEWCVQIALALQYLHDRNIMHRDLKTQNIFLSKFDMVKVGDLGIARVLESSSDMATTLIGTPYYMSPELFTNRPYNYKSDIWALGCVVYEMATTLKHAFDARDMNGLVYKIIRGKIPPMPRNYSSDLCDMIKSMLSQSPARRPSITRLLKTEFIKSHIRLFLKERKHRKASSKSRTAASDSDVSSPSRKSLSQSSQHVRLDQEETCVASAKPKALDASDERVTSSTDSTSSSEQTLSTIKRPLPPTPAHVSEVKEKSPAVTPSAQSPETQLKSQSREQKSTRASPIRQKKGIHKPVVKRDSSESSLPKGTALSQSGAQYNKAARAKRRERSQAKLQLPTLHSKCLDKPDGKPGVGERACMEASPDENEGLDQTFVVHDGIDLSGPGVNADMQMLCTVMDSYSMEPSEDVCRDGSRHSVFLSDNESDEDEVVCNAELSLTGSPSGRLFYRVQRLKSDCLRSLGEDILQQCMAVLVENDADSDSSEESLMKLLGPEKFRQYGVKLSELHFCQDSLNCSMS; the protein is encoded by the exons ATGGATACCTACTCCGTTCTGAAATCGATCGGGAAAGGAAGTTACGGAGAGGTATTCTTGATTTTTCACAAGGCAGACAACAAAAAG TATATTTTGAAGACAATAGAACTAACAGATGCGTCAGACAAAGAGAGGACAGCAGCAGAACAAGAG GCTAAGTTGCTGTCTTGTCTCAAGCACCCTAATATTGTCTCATACCGTGAATCATTCCAGTATGGTGATGGCCTATTACATATAGTGATGGCATACTGTGAAGGCGGAGATCTTTACACACGCCTGAAGCAGCGTCGAGGAGAACTTTTGCCTGAACGACAGATTTTAGAATGGTGTGTACAAATTGCTTTGGCACTGCAG TATTTGCATGATCGGAATATTATGCACAGGGACCTTAAG ACACAAAACATCTTTCTGTCCAAGTTTGATATGGTTAAG GTTGGGGATTTAGGTATTGCCAGGGTTTTGGAGAGTTCTTCTGACATGGCGACGACACTCATTGGTACTCCATATTACATGTCGCCTGAGTTGTTCACCAATCGTCCTTATAATTACAAG TCAGACATCTGGGCTCTTGGTTGTGTGGTATACGAGATGGCCACC ACTTTGAAGCACGCGTTTGATGCCAGAGATATGAATGGATTGGTTTACAAGATTATCAGAGGAAAA ATTCCTCCCATGCCAAGAAACTACAGTTCAGATCTTTGTGACATGATCAAGTCAATGTTAAGCCAGTCTCCAGCTCGCCGGCCTAGCATTACTCGCTTGCTAAAAACCGAATTTATTAAGTCACACATTCGCTTGTTTCTCAAGGAACGCAAACACCGGAAGGCATCATCAAAGTCAAGAACAGCAGCAAGTGATTCAGATGTCTCTTCACCAAGTAGAAAGAGTTTGTCGCAATCGTCACAACATGTTCGACTGGACCAAGAAGAGACTTGTGTTGCGAGTGCAAAACCGAAGGCTTTGGATGCATCCGATGAGCGAGTGACATCATCAACAGATAGCACTTCATCCAGTGAACAG ACGTTATCAACTATTAAGCGACCCCTGCCGCCTACACCAGCACACGTCAGTGAGGTGAAAGAAAAGTCACCTGCAGTTACACCGAGTGCGCAGTCACCAGAGACACAGCTGAAGTCTCAATCTCGTGAGCAGAAGTCGACTCGGGCGTCTCCTATAAGACAGAAGAAAGGCATTCACAAACCAGTAGTGAAACGAGATTCTTCGGAGTCTTCTCTACCCAAAGGGACGGCTTTATCACAGAGTGGTGCTCAGTATAACAAGGCTGCGAGGGCAAAGCGAAGAGAAAGATCTCAAGCCAAGCTGCAATTGCCAACTTTACATTCCAAATGTTTAGACAAGCCAGATGGCAAACCTGGTGTGGGTGAAAGAGCATGCATGGAGGCTTCTCCGGATGAAAACGAAGGGCTTGATCAGACTTTTGTGGTTCACGATGGCATTGATTTGTCAGGTCCAGGAGTGAATGCCGACATGCAGATGCTTTGTACAGTAATGGACTCGTATTCTATGGAACCAAGTGAGGATGTTTGCCGTGATGGCAGTCGTCACAGTGTGTTCTTGTCGGATAATGAAagtgatgaagatgaagtCGTGTGCAATGCCGAGTTGTCACTGACag GTTCACCGTCTGGAAGGCTATTCTATCGAGTTCAAAGACTGAAGAG TGATTGCTTGCGAAGCTTAGGTGAAGACATCTTACAGCAGTGTATGGCTGTTCTGGTGGAGAACGATGCAGATTCCGATTCATCAGAG GAATCACTTATGAAACTACTCGGGCCAGAAAAGTTTAGACAGTATGGAGTAAAGCTAAGTGAATTACACTTCTGTCAAGATTCCTTGAACTGTAGCATGTCATAG